In Lactuca sativa cultivar Salinas chromosome 5, Lsat_Salinas_v11, whole genome shotgun sequence, the DNA window gaccatactaagcataaataaaaaatgaatatGAAAGCTCTAAACTTTATAACTTTAACTGATGCTCCATCCCCATAAAAGCTCAGATCCAGAGTTTAAACTCCAACTCCTTTCCCTTCaatgctccttcttcactccaaggaATCACAAAGTCACCCACAAGGGCTCTCATGTACTCACAATCTCTTATGGacgaggatttagggttttgggagGGTTTGCTCTCTAAGagggtggccaggaatgaggccatctcattctttattgtaacgacgtaaatttcaaaacaattcttttttttttcattttaaaaacatgctttcattcataatagttataacactgtcattgtatcacataaaaACCCATAGCAttatatcccaagatcataatataaaTACttctcatgtgtgtactgatcaagccggcgccttcccgcgatcctcactggtacctaaaacacataacgcaacactgtaagcataaatgcttagtgagttccccaaaataccacatacagcacatatgcctttccaggccataactctgtaggatcttccgatccgagtgtctcaggggacttccatcccgaatcccggtagaccttccggtcctacccgtatcgaccttccggtccctaacctcctgaccttccggtccttatcatacataacatacataacacatagatatcacataacaacatatagcacatacatctcataacatacaagaccttccggtcaaagaaaggtacccttccaggtacagtatagtgagaagactcacctcggtatctCGGATAGTCTCGCACTCGATCACACTGGTCTAGCCCCCTcctaaacacataacaatactctcaaataaataacggctctcaaaggctagattaaatccattctacaatttccacagaagggtaaaagaccattttaccccttactgacccaaaagtccaaaggttgaccaaagccctaaaagtcaacgaaagtcaacaggagGCAGTATGTGGCGCGTACCTTctctgtatgcggggcgtacgccatCGAACCATAATCGAGGCCTCAACCCCTTACGCTGCACGTACTGAGAGTTACGCCTAACGTAAGTCTCAGTTCAACCATTTCatagattttggtcttaaacggttaagacactccttcaacttccagatctgactctcctaaagcctcttatcccataaagtcgaagcctttaagcctttgcatggctgtaaaggtccctacaccctcAAACTTCTTTCCTTCCTCCTacaaaggtctagatctcatgcatggctcaatatttacgtccaagattgcatttttatgagcaTACAAcacttatagtcctgaaatatgatagatctaggccaatgcaGACCATTtgatcataaagtctccatcttgggaccaaaaaccctagaaattgatccaagaagcacacaacataAATGACAAGTCacgttttgagctttttacctcaggaagaaacTCCAACCTATGAAAAGCTCGGATCTACTCTCTCCCACAAACTTCTAGCCTCCAAAATGACCTCTTCTTttcttccaccaccttgaaatgacacttagaagctcagaacaccaacacactagctATAAACTAAGGaggactctctattagggttttactctctggaatggaggctgaggtcgaagccataacattccttttatagtgcacaagccccaaattagggtttacatctgggctcgctacgcccagcgtaaccctgggtacgcccagcgtacccaggcgagtccgcgtccaaattaagcgcgcgagtacgtgcagcgtactcacAAGCCTAACTTTTTACTTGAGGGACTTATCTTGACAACTTTGGAaaaaagaagggttaaatagctttacctgagtttcgggatgttacatttataTAGGGTcactcaaaatattagggtttccattttGTGCTTATTATGCCtagcgtaccctctggtacgcccagcgtactaggtggttcTTTCTTAAGGATCACGCGCAcacatacgctaagcgtacacatatgtacgcctaacgtactccgCTACTACATTTCTCAACTTAGGGACTCATATTGCCAAATTCCCAAACTTCCATAGCTCCTTTCATGTAACTTTGATTCCAAAGATCTGCATACCTATGAAAAGGTAACGAGATGTCCTAGACTTCTAGCAACTTGTTGCAACCCGAGACCTCCTCATGCCCGGCTTGTTGCAACTTGTTTACACTTCATTAAACATATGAGCATGGCAAAGATGTCAGTTGAAGAAAGAAGGTTTTAAGGTATGAGGGCATATGGTTACGTAGAAGCTCACGTGGTAATGGGTTTAGAAAAGAGAGTCGGACGTGGCATAAGGTTGTCGGGAAGCAACCGACAAAACATGTCAAAATGGTTAACATTGAAACCAATTAGATAATTTAGTATTTGTAAGAATTAAAAAAGCTTAATGATTAAACTGTATAAAAATAACAATGAATTCTTAAAATCTActttttttaaacatattttttagTAAATATTACTCTCATTTATAgattttaagttttatttatttttttttaaggcGGGATTACATCCTTTTTTCCCGCCAAAAATTAGATCATATTCCATCTTCTAATCTATCATTGATTGATTTGGTATATACATTTTCCACTCCTTCTCTCTAGAATCAACtacaatttttttcttttatacacAAACACCCATTCCATTCTACTAGCAATACACAGAAAGGAGAGAAAGAAGGATCGTAAGAGAAAGAAAAATTAGAGAAAAGTGAGAGACCGATAAGGGTAAGAAATCGAGAGGGGTTGTTGTAGGGAGAGATAAATACACATAGGAGAGATCGAGATTATAGTAAACATAAAAAGAGaggagagaaaagaaaacaattacaCCATCTGCAATCTAAGAGATTCGTCCTCTATATTGCGTATCTCAGTTTCTCATTCAACGATCATGATTTATGTTTACCTTACTTCAGGTctgatcttttatttttattttttgttatccTTTTGTACCCCTCTCATAGGTTTCTATGTGTTTTGCTCTATATGATATTATGAGCTcagatttattaaaaaaatacaagGGTCAACAAATCTTACAATATTTTGGGATTACTTAGAGGTTAGATTGCAAGGAAGTTTAGGCGGGGATGCATATGGTTGTGTGGCAAATTGGTGcatgtataattgtttaatttttacTTATATTCCATTAAATCAGATAAATCTTAAATCTCCAACTTGTAGCTAACAGGGTCTGACCAAGAAGACTATTGATTGTACTCAGGGCCGACCTTAAGCTTTTGTTTGTAAAGGGAGGGCTTAGGGCCCCAAATTGTAAGGGGCCCCATTTTCAAGTCCAGTTTCTCTATGTATTGACAGTCCAGCTTTACTACCCATTcctcaacaacaaaaaaaaaacgccGGCTGCGACTAATCAAAATCACCGAATCACGCTCACACGCTGCGACTAATCAACTTCCCTTCTTTTCTCTCGGACTCGATTCTATCATTATAGCCTTCTTCTCCAATCGACCAATCGTCAATCGATTCTTCCATTCCACAACATTGAGTCTTCACCGTTGACCTGCTTTTCGGATTCTCCATCGCTGATCGCTCAAAAGTCAAAACTCTATAATCAAAATCAGCTCTTCTGTGACTGTTGGCATTGAATTGAAACGGTAATTTGTTTGTATTTTcccttttgatttttgatttcctATTGTCTGATTATAAGATTATATAATTGGGGATTTGGGGTAATGTGTTATGTGGTTAAATGTTAAATTGTTAATAGCCGATGATTAGCTCAAAGTCTCAAACCACTCAAACCAATGTTCTAAAGACTAAAAATGTCAATCTATATTGCTGATTAATGGAGTAATTGTTGCCTAGCCAATAAGTTTTGTCTAACTGCATCATTTGTTTTGTTTGGTGAATCATTACTCAAAAAGGTTGATGCTTTTTGGCTTTTAGTTTGATTGATTGGCCCCAAACTCCAATATCTAGAAAAGTCTTCATGAATACATACAAAACTGAATTTTTATGGAATATACCCATAGCATAGAATGATAGAACAAGCTTTTTTGATCAAACATACcatatttgatttgaattatgtgGTTTGGCAtcataattttgttttgtttttaatgaGATTCTTGTTTGACATCTAGTTATATAATgtcttataattaaaaacaaTGTTTTATTGTTAAGTTATGTAATTTGTATTCTAATTGTTTTTGGCTTTTTCCAAATGGCATGAATGATCAAATTTGTTAATCTTTTCAGTTTTCTGATTTTTTATTTTAGATTGGCAGATTCCATTGTTCACTGATTTCAGATTGGCAGATTCTGTTATTTTTGAGCTTTCCATTATCTTAAGGATGgtataatcctaatccatatcttcTATACTATAgttattattaatcaaataattaataaacatgtCAAAGAGAAAAATACGAATCAGGTGCTTCAAAAAGGAAACgaaaaatgcaagaagaagctttTATAGATAAACAAAAAggttcatttttaaaatatttaactacAAACAAAAATGTTGATAATAAACAAGAAGAAATTAATGTTGATAATGAACCAGAACAAGCTATTGTTGATAATAATATTGAACAAACTAATATTGAAATTGATAACGAACAAAATAATAGTGAAAATAATAATGAACAAACTAATATTGAAATTAATAACGaacaaactaatagtgaaaatgatAACGAACAAACCAATATTGAAATTGATAATGAACAAACTAATTGTGAAAATAATAACACACCTTTAAACATATATGATCCAAGTAGATGGAATAATATTAGTACTAATTTAAGAGATTTAATTGTAGAAAAAGGTCCTAttaaaatttatgattttaaatttcCAAAAGATCAACACTTAAGAAGCTTTAGTACATCTCTTTATATGCAAAACATACCAAATGGAGAAAAATACGAACGAACATGGTTGGTTTATTCCATAGATGTAGATagagttttttgtttttgttgtaaattaTTTAATGTGAATACATCTACATGTTCATTAGCACATAAAGGTAACAATGATTTGAATAATATTTCTAGTATACTAAAAAGACATGAAGCAAGTAACAGACACATTCTTAATATGAGGTCATGGATTGACTTACAAACtagattaacaaataacaaaacaattgACAAGAAAATCCAagaacaaataaataaagaaaaagatcATTGGAAAAACGTGTTAATAAGAATCATTGCTGTAGTAAAAACTTTAGGAAAATGTAATTTAGCATTTCGTGgaacaaatgaaaaaaatttatgaagaaaataatgGTAATTTTTTTAACTATAATTGAAATGATTGCTGAATTTGATCTTATTATGCAAGAACACATTAGGAGGATTAATGACAAAGAAATTCATAATCATTATCTTGGACATAATATGCAAAACgaacttattagtttattaggaGAAGaagttaaaactaaaattattaaaaaagtaAAAGAGGCTAAATACTTTTCAATAATACTTGATTGTACTCTTGATACAAGTCATAAGGAACAAATGTCAATTATCTTACGATGTTTAGATCTTTCAACCACTCCAATAGAAGTTAAGGAGTACTTTCTAGGATTTTTAGTTGTAGATAATACAACCGGTAAAGGCTTATATGATGCTATAgttgatgaaattaaaaataTAGGACTAGATATAAATGATGTTAGGGGTCAAGGTTACGACAATGGTTCAAATATGAAAGGAAAACATCAAGGTGTACAGAAACGATTGTTAGATATTAACCCTAGAGCATTCTACACTCCTTGTGGTTGTCATAGTTTAAATTTAGTAATTTGTGATATGGCTAATTCGTGTGAAAAACCTAGTGAATTTTTTGGAGTTATACAACGTATATATTCGATATTTGCTTCATCAACTCAAAGGTGGAAGATATTACAAGATAATATATCAAACCTAACACTTAAATCATTATCTCAAACTCGTTGGGAAAGTAGGGTAGAAAGTGTAAAAGCAATTAGATTTCAAGCACCACAATTAAGAAAAGCACTTTTACAATTATCTAAAAATTGTGGAGATCCAAAAATTAAAAGTGAGGCTAAATGTTTAGCTACATATGAACTtgaaaactatgaatttttattaGGAATGATTATTTGGTATGATGTTTTGTTTGCTATTAAGACTGTTAGTAAAAGCTTGCAATCAAATGATATGTGTATCGATGATGTTATAGATCAACTAAATTGACTTTTGTGAAGAATATAGAGAAAACGGATTTGAAAAGGCTTTAGATTATGCAAAAGAATTGGCTTTAGAAATGAATGTAAAACCAGAATTCCGTGAAAAGCATATCATTCAAAGAAATAGACGATATGATGAAAATGTTGCTAATGAAACTATTAAAACTCCTATTCAGTTATTTAAAACTGATTACTTTTTATATATAGTAGATAAAGCCATTACTTCACTTAAAAGTAGATTTGAGCAATTTAAtgagttcaaaaatatttttggttttctaTTTAGCATAGAAAAATTAAAATCATTTGATGAAAATACTTTAAAAAAACATTGTTTAAATCTCGAAAAAACTTTAAAGCATGATGATAGCTTAGATATTAATGGTTTAGATTTATTTCATGAACTAAAACTATTAAGACATATTGTACATTTAGAACGTGATACAATTATTAATATACTTAATTACATTAAAAAGTTTAGTTCTTTTCCAAATGCATATGTTGCCTATAGGATTATGTTAACTATTCCTGTAACCGTTGTCTTTGCCGAAAGaagtttttctaaattaaaactattaaaaaattatttaagatCTACAATGTCACAAGAAAGATTAAATAGATTAGCAATTTTATCAATTGAAAAACTGTTAgtaaaagaaattgattatgaAAATTTCATTAAAGAATTTGCATCTAAAAAAGCTAGAAAAATTAACTATACATCATAAAATATATTCAcaaaaaacatatacataaattttttttaactCCGCCATTTGTAaactttttagtttattattgccGGTCCCAAGCCCGGATAAAGGAGGAGGGTTTATAACATTAAGTATAGTAAATGTCAAAGGGCCCCAAATTTTTGGTTCGCTTAGAGCCCCCAAACTCGTTGAGCCGGCCTTGcatttaacaacatactttgttTTAATAAAAGGTATTTTTATAGTAAATAGTTtcttattttcaattttaaaagaAATGTACTTTATTTTAATTCATTTTTTTATCATAATGGTTAACTGTTATTATTAGCCATAACCATTATGGTTAACTTGTGCCAACAGGGTCCTGACCAAGTGATTTTGATTGTAGCACATGCAAATCTTCTTGTTATGCCATTTCTGACCAAGACTCAAACACACAAATAAGTCTGTTACATTTTACATTAGGCatttagcaatgtactttcaataaTCCATTTGTTTACTAGTTTTAACACTTTTTTGTCTATGCCCCTACCCAAAATATCCTAAAACCGACCAAATATTCAACTAGTGTATGGAATGAAGCAGTGGTGGTTTATCTGTATAGtgtttttttctttgaaaaaatttatttttttctcaCATTGACATTTCGCAATTGACGTGTGGTTTCAAATTTTGGTTGTATCTTGAATGGATCTTTGTTTCTAGTCTTCATAGATTTACTCTCAACTTTGATGGTTCTATTTTGCTATGATACTGTGGGTGAAATTGTGTTTAGACTAGTTCTTTTGGGGTTGTTCTCGTGATTAAGCTTGGTGGTGTTCTTGCTATGGATGCTGGTGGCAGAAAGTTGATTTGCTGAGCTGTTTACTCCCTTTGACGTTTTTACCCCTGGATATGTCTTGCATCTGTGAGGTGTTTTCTTGATCGGTTTCTCTTATGTGTTCTGGAGCTGTGGGCTTGCTTTCTTGTTTTTCTTTTGGTATTGCTTGTGTTGCTGGTTGCTGTGTATTTTCAAGATAGTTGGTGGATGTTTGTTCAATTTCATGACCTTTTTACCCCTACTTGGAGTTTTTTGGAAGTGGTGTTTGCTGATTGAAGATTTATGTTTCTTTTCTTCTGTTGGTTGCTGGTGGAATAGATTTTCGCTATCCGGACGTTCTTACCCTTGGGGGGGGGGGATCTTCTTCTTGCTTAATATTGTTCTCTGTTCTTTGGATCATTAGAttcttttgtttttgttgtagATGGTTGTTTTGTATGCTGGTGTTTGTTGATTATTAAAGTCAAAACATGTGTCAAGTTACAATACTATCGAGTGAAGAAATTCAATTTGTCACTTACATGCTGCCCTCTTTCTTGTAATAAAACTATTTAGCCTTGAAATTAAAACTTATAAGCCTATGGTTACATAATGTCTATGTTCAATGTTACATGTGTCAAGTTACAATACTATCGAGTGAAGAAATCCAATTGTTTTGGTGTGGATTCAATAATTTCGTCTTGGTTTTGCTACTCTGTCGATTGCAACTATGGAGTGCTAGGTCACTCATTAATTAAGGCACATTTATATTTGGTAAAAGAAGTCAAAAAGCCCAGTTTTTTAAAAATGGGTCATATAGCTACTCGAACGTATATCTTCTATTAATAGTAATAGAACCCGTTTTTTTCCAAGAGGCCGGGTTACAAACCCTTATAGCTAAAAGTACTGGTTTTTAAGTTGGGGACCGGGTTATTTAAGTATAACATAGACCCCGGTTCTTTCAGTTAAACCGAGTCATATAACTTTTCTCTTTATAAGTCCCGGTTTTTTCAATATATATCTCGGTTTTCCAAGAAACCGAGTCCTATTTGGCGAGTCCTAAAACGTGTCTTGTAGTAGTGGGGGGTccgaagggccacacttgtgggaagtgcgtcaagagtcatgagggggtgtgcagagctggggtgtgttacaagtgtgggaagtaGGGGCATTACgcaagggattgccccaagggattctcggtttgctttcattgcaaccagaccggccatcggaaggccgagtgccctcagctacttcAGGGATCAATGCAAGGATCTGCACTTTCTGCTAGAGCCACCAATATTCGGCCAGCAAAGGCCGAGccaccgaaggctcgtgggagaacCTTCTAGtttacagcggaggaggtccgcgtagcaCCCGACGTTGTGGCTGATATGTATTCTGTTCTCTATTTATTTTGAGtctgagatattgtgcttatattatgatatgcataggtatttttcttgtgaattctgtacctgccttggtgctatttgactcgggtgtgagtcgatcctttgtgtcgttagcttttagtcatcacatcagtatttgtcgagaggcgttgagtcgacctcttcgGGTTTCcgtagctgacgagcgagcggtttATGCTAATGAGGtgattcggggatgtgtactcgagatcttcggtgtcgATTTCCAGATTGATCTGGTCCCGATTACGATGGGGGACGTTTGTGTTAtagttggcatggattggttgagacgttttggggctgttatagactgcgagtgacagttggtgacgatacgagaccctagtgggggagtacttacagtgtacgatgagggtacccgttctgagTCAGCATTCttttcggctgctagggcgaggcagagtctacagtagggctgtagTGGATTTGTGGCTTACGTAATGGACATACGAGTGGCAGTGGAGAGGCCGAGATCGATTGATGAGGTACAGATAGTGCAAGAGGCAGGTGAAGTTTCGCATTAATTTAGTTCTGGGagcagcacctattgccaaggcaccctatcgccttgagCCGCCAGAGATAcatgagttatcctcacaacttcaggagctactagggaagggatttatcagaccgagtagctcgACATGGGGAGtgccaatcctttttgtcaaaaagaaggatggttcacaccgtatgtgaattgattaccgggagttgaacaagttgacagtcaagaaccgttatcccttaccaaggatcgatgatctattcgattaattgcagggagcgtcttggttctccaagattgatctaaggtctgggtatcatcaaatGAGAGTGCGGAACGAGGATATACAGAAGACGgtattcagaactcgttatgggcattacgagttcatggtgatgccttttgggctcaccaatgcaccggcagcgttcatggatctcatgaacagggtatgcaggccgatgttggatcgttcggtgatcatgttcatcgatgacatattggtgtattcgagatctagagagcatcatgaggagcatctgagagagattctcggggtGTTAAGGGCAGAGAGGCTTttcgctaaattctccaagtgtgatttctggttgcgagaggtctagttcttgggacacctcgttaaccagaaagggatattggtcgatccagccaagattgaggcggtggtGAGCTGGGGGGtgtcgagatcccccaccgagatcaggagctttctgggattgccCGACTACTAttagagatttatcagggatttctccaagattgcggttcctctcaccaggttgacctggaagggtgtgattttTAGTTGGGGTCTatagcagcaggcctcattcgagacgctTCGCCggagattatgcgaagcctcggtgttagcccttccggatggaatggaagattttgtggtatattatgacgcatcgatatcgggtttAGGTGCAACGCTTATGTAGaaggggcacgtgatagcatatgcatagaggcaactgaagcctcatgaaacaaggtatcccacccacgatctggagctgggggcagtggtgttcgttCTCAAGATCTAGCATCACtacctatatggggttcggtgtaccatatacaaggaccacaagagtttgaagtatttgatggatcaacacaACCTGAGTAtgtgccagaggagatggttggatgtggtaaaggattacgattgtgagatcctgtaccacatGGGTAAAGtgaatgttgtagctgatgctctAAGCCGTAGGGaagagagtgccccgattcgagatatCTGTATGCGACTGACAGTTATGAtgccggtgttggacaccattcgggaggctcAGGCGGAGGCCGTGTTACCGAAGAACTGAAAGAGAGAGCAGGTGATCGGGTAGGTATCCGAGTTTGCTACTGATAGTCGAGGGCTTTTGACCTTTCagagtcggatttgggtaccgtttgcgGGTGGAGCAtgtaccattctgatggaggaggcacatagatcgaggttTTCAATTCAtccaggggccactaagatgtattttgacctgaagagagagtactggtggccctgtatgaagagggatgtggtgtggttcgttgagaggtgcttgacctgtcgcagggttaaggccgagcaccagcgtctgcatggcaagttgcatcgacttgaggttccccagtggaagtgggaacaaatttttgtggattttatcaccaaatttcctaggaccgcgaggggtgttgacgtaatttgggtgatcattgaccggttgacgaagagcgctcccTTCCTTGCTATCGGTGAGAGCTCTTTCGCACAGAggctggcagaggtgtatgtgagggaggtggtatcgcggcatggtgtACCGATCTAGGTTGTGTCAGATCGAGGTGtacatttcacttccaggttctggaagaagttccatgaggagttgggtacgagactgcatttcagtactgcctaccacccacagactgacgggcaaagtgagcagatgattcagacgcttgaggacatacTCCGAGCATatgtattggacttcggaggaagttaggACATGTACttgccattggctgagttttcctataacaacaaccaccattcgagtattggtatggcTCCCTTCGAGTTGTTATCGTGGAGAAGGTGTCACACTCCCATCttctggggagaggtagggcagtgagtgatgggcaacactgagatagtgcttcagacatcggagcagatacagcaggtcaggcagaggttgttgacagcgCAGAGTCGTCAGAAAATTTATGCGGATAGGCGGCGatctgagcttgagtttcaggtgggggatttcgtactcctgaaggtatccccttggaaaggagtgatcttattcaggaagaggggcaagctggggccccggtacattggtccgttcagggtgatCGCTatggtgggcagggtagcatatcggttagaactacctgcggagttgagccagattcatgataccttccacgtgtcccatTAGAGAAACTATagagccgacgagtcggcggtggtaccattggaggatgttcaggtggatgcgagcctgaactatgttgagagactagTCGCTGTGGTGGATCGGAAGAacaaggttttgagaaacaaggaagtgCCGCTGGTTCAGGTTCAGTGGTAGCATCGCAAAGGGTctgagatgacttgggaaccggaggcGGTGATGCGAAAGCAACATCCGGAGCTGTTtgtagaatgagacttcgagggcgaagtttgattctagtggggagaattgtaacatccggattcccaggtatcttattttaattatttatcttgAGTTTtgtggagcgactcggcgagttgacgctcagactcgccgagtaggattgcgAGTTCTTGTctggattaatgaacggactcgacaagtcgatgcgcggactcgacgagtccacactataaagtgaaaccctaaatctcagggcctgacccctatttaaaggcccttatgggcgtcatttgcggccactactCCCTTGTAAAAACCCTAGAGAGAAAAGAGAGCTTAGAGAGCATTTTGGAGGCTAATTCTTCATCccttggtgtgattttgcaagaaggagtgggaaaatCCAAGCCAAATCGATTGTGGAGTTTGGATCTATGTTGTTCACACTGAGATTCACGTTTTGACGTACAAGTTCCTTCCCATTTCGTGTATTTGAAAGATtccatgaatctagggtttcctttgcaCCATTTTGAGTTAGATTATGAATCGTATGATGTCCCTTTGGGTGTAGatgatagatctggaccttgagaggtccaaaaggtcccaagcttccagctttatgaggtttcatgtgagccttgagagtagaaccccattttaaaggttatttctccatttttggtctTATAAGCCTTGCATGAtcgtaaagtttgaacctttacgtgactttcgagttttagaaggttagatctactagttggacaagcagatctgacctcagaagactgtttgagtgttttcatgggaggaactcgccgagcccataaggggactcgacgagtcgagtcgggttgccccgcaatTCTCGACCTATGTTAACCCGTTGAGTGTAGGGTTGATTCAGCGAGTCAAGTGAGGACCAGGGAGAAAAGGACATGCATGGACTTAccgagtcacacgagtgcactcgacgagtctggtcaaagtttgaccgttgacttttgttgacttttagagtttggtcaacaattggacttatggaccatttgaagggtaagagggtcttttagccttcttagaaGACATGTTAGAGACTAGTCTAGCCTGTagagccgttattgatttgagataattgtttatgtgtttaggtagaggctagatcagtgtattTGTGTGCGAGATTATCtgagacatccgaggtgagtcttctcactatacattacctagagtggtatttatgtgttgaccggagggtcttgtgtgctatgtgCATGTATAAGATTATGTggaatgtgatata includes these proteins:
- the LOC128134266 gene encoding uncharacterized protein LOC128134266, which gives rise to MQEEAFIDKQKGSFLKYLTTNKNVDNKQEEINVDNEPEQAIVDNNIEQTNIEIDNEQNNSENNNEQTNIEINNEQTNSENDNEQTNIEIDNEQTNCENNNTPLNIYDPSRWNNISTNLRDLIVEKGPIKIYDFKFPKDQHLRSFSTSLYMQNIPNGEKYERTWLVYSIDVDRVFCFCCKLFNVNTSTCSLAHKGNNDLNNISSILKRHEASNRHILNMRSWIDLQTRLTNNKTIDKKIQEQINKEKDHWKNVLIRIIAVVKTLGKCNLAFRGTNEKNL